From Aquisalimonas asiatica, the proteins below share one genomic window:
- the hflK gene encoding FtsH protease activity modulator HflK: MSWNEPGRGNRDPWGGSGNQGPPDLDEVIKNVKGKFGGLFGGKGGSGGNGDSQGNSGDGSGPPGVSGTAIGAIIGVAVLVWLASGIYIVDEGWRGIEKRFGAYHQTTMPGPHWRPPRPIGTVERVNVEEVRVSEVGYQTGGGDRRRHVPREALMLTQDENIVDVQLAVQYQVEDPAKYVFNFRDPDQSLKDVTESALRETVGKRRMDFVLTEGRTEVAQETRRLLSEAMETYGTGLRVVSVDMQDVQPPEEVQSAFEDAIMAREDEQRKINQANAYRNEVIPRAQGEAARVREEAQGYREQVVAEAEGESARFLAVLREYEQAPEVTRTRLYLNTVSDIYSRSQKVYMTGDAADSLLYLPLDRMGDRQSRNHAERDTGPLDPDILDRRLTTQDRQQPSGSRSRGDLRSREAY; this comes from the coding sequence ATGTCCTGGAACGAACCCGGTCGTGGGAATCGGGACCCGTGGGGCGGCTCAGGGAATCAGGGGCCACCTGATCTCGACGAGGTGATCAAGAACGTCAAAGGCAAGTTCGGCGGCCTGTTCGGTGGCAAGGGCGGTTCCGGCGGGAACGGTGACAGCCAGGGGAACAGTGGCGACGGCTCGGGCCCGCCGGGCGTCAGCGGCACGGCCATTGGCGCCATTATCGGTGTTGCCGTTCTGGTCTGGCTTGCCTCCGGTATCTATATCGTCGACGAAGGCTGGCGTGGTATCGAGAAGCGCTTTGGCGCCTATCACCAGACAACCATGCCCGGGCCGCACTGGCGTCCGCCGCGACCCATCGGCACCGTCGAGCGGGTCAACGTCGAGGAGGTCCGGGTCTCCGAAGTGGGGTATCAGACCGGTGGCGGCGATCGCCGGCGGCACGTGCCGCGCGAGGCGCTGATGCTGACCCAGGACGAGAACATCGTCGACGTCCAGCTTGCCGTGCAGTACCAGGTGGAGGATCCGGCGAAGTACGTGTTCAACTTCCGTGACCCGGACCAGAGCCTCAAGGATGTGACCGAGAGCGCCCTGCGTGAGACGGTCGGCAAGCGGCGCATGGACTTCGTGCTCACGGAGGGGCGGACCGAAGTGGCCCAGGAGACCCGCCGCCTGCTCAGTGAGGCGATGGAAACCTACGGGACGGGGCTGCGCGTCGTGAGTGTGGACATGCAGGACGTCCAGCCGCCGGAAGAGGTGCAGTCGGCTTTCGAAGACGCCATCATGGCGCGCGAGGACGAGCAGCGGAAGATCAACCAGGCCAACGCCTACCGCAACGAAGTGATTCCGCGGGCCCAGGGTGAAGCGGCCCGGGTGCGCGAGGAAGCACAGGGGTATCGCGAGCAGGTGGTCGCCGAGGCGGAGGGTGAAAGCGCCCGCTTCCTGGCCGTGCTGCGTGAGTACGAGCAGGCGCCGGAGGTTACGCGCACCCGTCTGTACCTCAATACGGTGTCGGATATCTACTCCCGCAGCCAGAAAGTCTACATGACGGGCGATGCCGCGGACTCGCTGCTCTATCTGCCGCTGGACCGCATGGGTGACAGACAGTCGCGCAACCATGCCGAGCGGGATACGGGGCCGTTGGATCCCGACATTCTCGACCGCCGTCTGACCACGCAGGACCGGCAGCAGCCCAGCGGCTCCCGTAGTCGGGGCGACCTGCGTTCGCGGGAGGCCTATTAA
- the hflX gene encoding ribosome rescue GTPase HflX — translation MFDRPGGGERAVLVHLDMEGRGVADALDELHSLAESAGADVVDSFVSRRDRPDPRYFIGRGKVDELAALVASGEADLVLLNHALSPSQERNLEAALRCRVLDRTGLILDIFAQRARTHEGKLQVELAQLRHVASRLVRGWSHLERQKGGIGQRGPGETQLEMDRRMLGVRIKQLEKRLARVRQQREQGRQARRKQDVPTISLVGYTNAGKSTLFNRLTEAEVYADDRLFATLDTTLRRVSVDSGEHVILADTVGFIRDLPHQLVAAFRSTLEEATESQLLLHVVDASEDDRDGSIEQVDSVLEAIGANEIPTIRVFNKIDQAGREPGVVVDPETGLTEVWVSAQDGRGMDLLLTAIADAVAAERVQGRLTLAPDQGRLRARLFDLGRVLEEAWTEDGELLLDVDIRRRDLERLYEKEGLTAPLEAAVP, via the coding sequence CTGTTTGATCGGCCCGGCGGTGGCGAGCGGGCGGTGCTGGTGCATCTCGACATGGAAGGGCGCGGCGTGGCCGACGCCCTGGACGAGTTGCACTCGCTCGCGGAGTCCGCCGGTGCCGATGTGGTCGATAGTTTCGTCAGCCGGCGCGACCGGCCCGATCCCCGGTACTTCATCGGCCGTGGCAAGGTCGACGAGCTGGCGGCACTGGTGGCGTCCGGCGAAGCAGACCTGGTGCTGCTCAATCATGCGCTGTCGCCGAGCCAGGAGCGTAACCTGGAGGCGGCGTTGCGCTGTCGCGTGCTTGACCGCACGGGGCTGATCCTGGACATCTTCGCCCAGCGTGCGCGCACCCACGAAGGCAAGCTGCAGGTGGAACTGGCGCAGCTCCGGCACGTGGCCTCGCGGCTCGTTCGCGGGTGGTCGCACCTGGAGCGCCAGAAGGGCGGCATCGGGCAGCGGGGCCCGGGTGAGACGCAGCTGGAGATGGACCGCCGCATGCTTGGCGTGCGCATCAAGCAGCTGGAGAAACGGCTTGCGCGGGTCCGCCAGCAGCGGGAGCAGGGGCGGCAGGCGCGCCGGAAGCAGGATGTGCCGACGATCTCGCTGGTGGGTTACACCAATGCCGGCAAGTCCACCCTGTTCAACCGCCTTACCGAGGCGGAAGTGTATGCCGACGATCGGCTGTTCGCGACCCTGGACACCACACTGCGACGGGTCAGCGTGGATAGCGGCGAGCACGTCATTCTTGCCGATACCGTCGGCTTCATCCGGGACCTGCCCCACCAGCTGGTGGCGGCGTTCCGGTCGACCCTGGAAGAGGCGACCGAGTCCCAGCTACTGCTGCACGTGGTGGATGCCAGTGAGGACGACCGCGACGGCAGCATCGAACAGGTCGATTCCGTTCTCGAGGCCATTGGCGCGAACGAGATCCCGACCATCCGCGTTTTCAACAAGATTGATCAGGCCGGGCGGGAGCCGGGTGTGGTCGTCGATCCGGAAACCGGGCTGACGGAAGTCTGGGTGTCCGCGCAGGACGGACGTGGCATGGACCTGCTGTTGACGGCCATTGCCGACGCCGTCGCCGCCGAGCGCGTGCAAGGCCGGCTCACGCTGGCTCCGGACCAGGGCCGGCTGCGTGCGCGGCTGTTCGACCTGGGGCGGGTCCTGGAGGAAGCCTGGACCGAAGACGGCGAACTGCTTCTGGATGTGGACATCCGCCGTCGCGATCTGGAGCGTCTGTACGAAAAGGAGGGCCTCACGGCCCCGCTGGAAGCCGCGGTGCCGTGA
- the hfq gene encoding RNA chaperone Hfq yields the protein MSKGQSLQEPFLNALRKERIPVSIYLVNGIKLQGQIESFDQFVVLLRNTVNQMVYKHAISTIVPARNVKLPPAEQERGASDLGNA from the coding sequence ATGTCCAAGGGACAGTCGCTGCAGGAACCTTTTCTCAACGCGCTGCGAAAGGAACGGATTCCGGTGTCTATCTATCTGGTCAACGGTATCAAGCTGCAGGGGCAGATCGAGTCCTTTGACCAGTTCGTGGTTCTGCTGCGGAATACGGTGAACCAGATGGTCTACAAGCACGCGATTTCTACCATCGTACCTGCCCGGAACGTCAAACTTCCGCCGGCGGAGCAGGAGCGAGGCGCTTCGGATCTTGGTAACGCATGA
- the miaA gene encoding tRNA (adenosine(37)-N6)-dimethylallyltransferase MiaA translates to MGPTASGKTGAALALARRFPVHIISVDSAQVYRGMDIGTAKPSREVLERVPHGLVDICDPADAYSAARFCEDVPVEVRKARSAGRVPLLVGGTMLYFRALEHGLADLPTADAELRERMEGEAAARGWDALHRELAAVDPESARRIHPNDTQRIQRALEIYRLSGSTMTALLADVRRPEPVGTLVKYVLAPPRRETLNARIAQRFDAMLDNGFVQEVEALRARGDLGLNHPSMRAVGYRQVWQYLDGAFDRAQLRENGIVATRQFAKRQVTWLRKETDAVWMDPDRDPVVDRLTHVIESMS, encoded by the coding sequence ATGGGCCCCACCGCGTCCGGGAAGACCGGGGCGGCACTGGCCCTTGCCCGGCGCTTCCCCGTGCACATCATCAGTGTCGACTCCGCACAGGTTTACCGGGGCATGGACATCGGCACGGCCAAGCCGTCACGGGAGGTGCTGGAGCGCGTGCCCCACGGGCTGGTCGATATCTGTGATCCGGCAGATGCCTACTCGGCGGCGCGGTTCTGCGAGGATGTGCCCGTGGAGGTGCGCAAGGCCCGGTCGGCGGGGCGGGTGCCACTCCTGGTGGGGGGCACCATGCTCTATTTCCGGGCACTGGAGCACGGTCTGGCCGATTTGCCAACCGCGGACGCGGAATTGCGCGAGCGCATGGAAGGGGAAGCGGCGGCACGGGGCTGGGATGCGCTGCACCGGGAGCTGGCGGCAGTCGACCCGGAGAGCGCGCGGCGGATTCACCCCAATGACACACAGCGCATCCAGCGGGCCCTGGAGATCTACCGGCTGAGTGGTTCGACCATGACCGCGTTGCTCGCCGATGTGCGGCGGCCGGAGCCGGTTGGAACGCTGGTGAAGTACGTGTTGGCACCGCCCCGGCGCGAGACGCTGAACGCCCGTATCGCGCAGCGTTTTGATGCCATGCTGGACAATGGTTTTGTCCAGGAAGTCGAAGCATTGCGCGCGCGGGGTGATCTCGGATTGAACCACCCGTCCATGCGCGCTGTCGGTTATCGGCAGGTCTGGCAATATCTCGACGGCGCGTTCGATCGGGCGCAACTGCGGGAAAACGGCATCGTGGCAACGCGTCAGTTCGCCAAACGGCAGGTGACGTGGCTGCGCAAGGAGACGGATGCCGTGTGGATGGACCCCGATCGGGATCCCGTGGTTGATCGGCTGACGCACGTGATCGAGAGTATGTCGTGA
- the mutL gene encoding DNA mismatch repair endonuclease MutL, with protein sequence MSAYRPIRPLPEQLINQIAAGEVVERPASVVKELVENSLDAGADRIDVDLETGGKRLIRIRDNGQGIPREQLALALSRHATSKIGSLDELERVGSLGFRGEALPSIASVSRLRLTSRVRADEHAWQVETDGDEVPPEPAPAAHPEGTTVEVRDLFFNTPGRRKFLKADRTELGHIQELIRRLALARFDVSIHVRHNDKPGLQVAAARDQDAAEERLARLLGRGFVEQSLRVDVEAAGLALRGWVALPTFSRTTADLQYLVVNGRVVRDRMASHAIRRAYQDVLYKDRYPAYVLYMDVDPGQVDVNVHPAKHEVRFRDGRLIYDFLFRHLRQALESVRPEAPGGAAAPGAPPSSADRELPRSGAAAPPPRASSAPAPRQDGFGFGVREAQALYGATGTPDVREAGMASAGAASNEAEGVDDGAAVEVPGDQGPPLGYALAQIHGVFILAQNADGVVLVDMHAAHERIVYERMKQQLAAQGVSAQPLLVPVSVAVAPAEAELAERHHDAFSRLGFELDRAGPETVLVRQVPALLRNADAGALVADVLADLRDCDDASRLEARLNHVLGTMACHGSVRANRQLTQAEMNALLRDMENTPNSGQCNHGRPTWTRLAMADLDRLFLRGQ encoded by the coding sequence ATGTCTGCTTATCGTCCCATCAGGCCTCTTCCCGAGCAGCTCATCAACCAGATCGCCGCCGGTGAAGTGGTTGAGCGCCCCGCCTCCGTGGTCAAGGAGCTGGTGGAGAACAGTCTTGACGCGGGCGCCGACCGCATCGACGTGGATCTCGAGACCGGCGGCAAACGCCTGATTCGCATCCGTGACAACGGCCAGGGTATTCCGCGGGAGCAGCTGGCGCTGGCGCTGAGCCGGCATGCCACCAGCAAGATCGGTTCTCTGGATGAGCTCGAACGCGTTGGCAGCCTCGGGTTTCGCGGCGAGGCGTTGCCGAGCATTGCGTCGGTGTCACGCCTGCGGCTGACCTCCCGCGTGCGGGCCGATGAGCACGCATGGCAGGTGGAGACCGATGGTGACGAGGTGCCGCCGGAGCCCGCACCCGCCGCGCACCCCGAGGGCACGACCGTGGAGGTGCGAGATCTCTTCTTTAATACCCCGGGGCGTCGCAAGTTTCTCAAGGCGGACCGTACGGAACTCGGCCACATCCAGGAGCTGATCCGGCGGCTGGCGCTGGCGCGTTTCGATGTCAGCATTCACGTTCGCCACAACGACAAGCCCGGTCTGCAGGTGGCGGCCGCCCGGGACCAGGACGCCGCCGAGGAGCGGCTGGCGCGTCTGCTGGGGCGCGGGTTCGTCGAGCAGTCCCTGCGCGTTGATGTGGAGGCGGCAGGGCTGGCGCTTCGGGGCTGGGTCGCGCTGCCGACGTTTTCCCGGACCACCGCCGATCTCCAGTATCTGGTGGTCAACGGCCGCGTGGTGCGTGATCGCATGGCCTCCCACGCCATTCGCCGGGCCTACCAGGACGTCCTCTACAAGGATCGCTATCCCGCCTACGTGCTGTACATGGACGTGGACCCCGGCCAGGTGGACGTGAACGTGCATCCCGCCAAGCACGAGGTCCGGTTCCGCGATGGGCGACTGATCTACGATTTCCTGTTCCGTCACCTGCGGCAGGCGCTGGAGTCGGTCCGGCCCGAGGCCCCCGGTGGCGCTGCGGCGCCCGGTGCGCCGCCGTCTTCTGCTGATCGGGAGCTGCCGCGGAGCGGAGCTGCGGCACCGCCACCGCGTGCATCATCCGCGCCGGCGCCGCGCCAGGACGGCTTCGGGTTCGGTGTCCGGGAAGCGCAGGCGCTCTACGGCGCCACCGGCACACCCGATGTCCGGGAAGCGGGGATGGCATCCGCCGGCGCGGCGTCGAACGAGGCAGAGGGGGTGGACGACGGGGCGGCGGTTGAGGTACCCGGCGATCAGGGGCCACCGCTCGGTTACGCACTGGCGCAGATCCACGGGGTGTTCATTCTGGCGCAGAACGCCGATGGCGTCGTGCTGGTGGACATGCACGCGGCCCATGAGCGCATCGTGTACGAGCGGATGAAACAGCAACTGGCGGCGCAGGGGGTTTCGGCCCAGCCGCTGCTCGTCCCCGTCAGCGTTGCCGTGGCGCCGGCGGAGGCCGAGCTCGCGGAGCGGCATCACGACGCCTTCTCGCGCCTCGGGTTCGAGCTGGACCGGGCCGGCCCCGAAACCGTGCTGGTGCGACAGGTGCCGGCGCTGTTGCGCAATGCCGACGCCGGGGCACTGGTGGCCGATGTGCTTGCCGATCTGCGTGACTGCGACGATGCGTCACGGCTGGAGGCACGGTTGAATCACGTGCTTGGAACCATGGCCTGCCACGGGTCCGTGCGGGCCAACCGGCAGCTGACCCAGGCAGAGATGAACGCGCTGCTGCGGGACATGGAGAACACGCCCAACAGCGGCCAGTGCAACCATGGCCGACCCACCTGGACCCGGCTGGCCATGGCCGACCTGGACCGGCTCTTTCTGCGCGGGCAGTAA
- a CDS encoding N-acetylmuramoyl-L-alanine amidase, whose product MSARTSARAMARLLTLLMLFVVSSTLVASQVQVENVRTSAGSERTRVVFDLSGEVDHRVFNLKDPDRVVIDITGAALSDASSISDAGLVQRMRSAARGEGDLRVVLDTDGPVRTQSFLVRPNDQYGHRLVVDLHPGEERDEPVRTAEGSAQRDFVVAIDPGHGGRDPGAIGPTGLTEKEVVLEVGRKLYHLLDEAPGIKPLMIRDSDIYVPLSERRETARSNNADIFVSLHADATESGGPRGSSVYTLSQTGASSQAASLLAQRENAADLLGDISLSDKDDMTRSVLVDLSRGATLEASVELAGDVLHELAGVGPIHRGDVERAGFVVLKSLDMPSVLVELAFISNPEEERRLREADHQWDLARAVASGVNSYAERHRPSGARMASSGREYEVQSGDTLSGIASEHRVSVSDLRSANDLNGDVLSVGTTLRIPE is encoded by the coding sequence ATGTCTGCCAGAACAAGCGCCCGGGCCATGGCACGTCTGCTCACCCTGCTAATGCTGTTCGTTGTCTCCAGCACGCTGGTCGCCAGTCAGGTGCAGGTGGAGAACGTGCGCACGTCCGCGGGTTCCGAGCGCACCCGGGTGGTCTTCGACCTGAGCGGAGAAGTCGACCATCGCGTCTTCAATCTCAAGGATCCCGACCGGGTTGTCATCGACATCACCGGTGCTGCACTCTCCGATGCCTCCAGCATCAGCGACGCCGGCCTCGTCCAGCGTATGCGCAGTGCCGCCCGTGGCGAGGGGGATCTGCGCGTCGTGCTGGACACCGACGGCCCGGTGCGGACCCAGTCCTTTCTCGTGAGACCCAATGACCAGTACGGTCACCGGCTGGTTGTGGACCTGCATCCGGGCGAGGAGCGGGATGAGCCCGTGCGCACCGCCGAAGGCAGTGCCCAGCGCGATTTCGTGGTGGCCATCGATCCCGGCCATGGCGGCCGTGACCCCGGGGCGATCGGGCCTACGGGGCTCACCGAGAAGGAGGTGGTCCTCGAGGTCGGGCGCAAGCTCTACCACCTGCTGGACGAGGCGCCCGGGATCAAGCCACTGATGATTCGCGATTCGGACATCTACGTGCCGCTGTCCGAGCGCCGCGAGACGGCCCGGTCGAACAATGCGGACATCTTCGTCTCCCTGCATGCGGATGCCACCGAGAGCGGCGGCCCGCGTGGATCCTCGGTCTATACCCTGTCGCAGACCGGGGCGTCCTCCCAGGCGGCCAGTCTGCTGGCACAGCGTGAGAATGCGGCCGATCTTCTCGGTGATATCTCGTTGTCCGACAAGGACGACATGACCCGCTCCGTGCTGGTGGATCTCTCCCGGGGGGCGACCCTGGAGGCGAGTGTCGAACTGGCCGGCGATGTCCTTCACGAACTGGCGGGTGTCGGCCCCATCCACCGGGGTGATGTGGAACGCGCCGGGTTCGTGGTGCTGAAGTCCCTGGACATGCCCTCCGTGCTGGTGGAGCTTGCGTTCATATCCAACCCCGAAGAGGAGCGCCGTCTGAGAGAGGCGGACCATCAGTGGGATCTGGCGCGTGCCGTGGCCAGCGGTGTGAACAGCTACGCGGAGCGCCATCGGCCATCGGGGGCGCGCATGGCCTCAAGCGGGCGGGAATACGAGGTCCAGAGTGGCGATACGCTCAGCGGGATTGCCAGCGAGCACCGCGTCAGTGTCTCGGATCTGCGATCCGCCAACGACCTCAACGGGGACGTCCTGTCCGTGGGCACGACCCTGCGCATTCCGGAGTAA
- the tsaE gene encoding tRNA (adenosine(37)-N6)-threonylcarbamoyltransferase complex ATPase subunit type 1 TsaE, with product MTAPVVTDETTGEGTVWLPEEAATARFGARLWRVWGGEQQCVILLEGDLGAGKTTLVRGLLREAGERGSVRSPTYTLIEPYTLGARRALHLDLYRLGDPEELEFLGLRDELGAGTLVLVEWPQRGHGALPGEDLVVNLAHAGDGRQAGVSARSMQGAAMLRELAGGS from the coding sequence ATGACTGCACCGGTGGTGACCGACGAGACGACAGGCGAAGGCACGGTCTGGCTGCCGGAGGAGGCCGCCACCGCCCGCTTCGGTGCGCGACTCTGGCGCGTCTGGGGGGGTGAGCAGCAGTGTGTCATCCTGCTTGAGGGCGACCTCGGCGCCGGCAAGACCACGCTGGTGCGTGGCCTGCTCAGGGAGGCGGGGGAGCGGGGCAGCGTGCGCAGCCCCACCTACACACTGATCGAGCCCTACACGCTGGGGGCCCGGCGTGCTCTGCACCTGGACCTGTATCGGCTCGGTGACCCGGAAGAGCTGGAATTCCTCGGGTTGCGTGACGAGCTCGGGGCCGGGACGCTTGTGCTGGTTGAATGGCCGCAGCGGGGCCACGGTGCACTGCCCGGGGAAGACCTGGTCGTGAATCTGGCGCACGCCGGAGACGGGCGGCAGGCGGGGGTGTCCGCCCGTTCGATGCAGGGGGCGGCCATGCTCCGGGAGCTCGCCGGCGGATCGTGA
- a CDS encoding NAD(P)H-hydrate dehydratase: MSTLPHALYRPEQVAEMDRRAIQDHGVPGLALMECAGASAYDALRAAWPDRRHLCVLCGGGNNGGDGYVIAELARRDGLVVDVLALSDPGRLRGDAATVASRYAVSGVIAPFQGELPDGCDMVVDAMLGTGLQRPVEGEYREAVEAVNASGLPVMAVDIPSGIHGGTGAVLGAAVRADVTPTFIGLKAGLFTGDGPGYAGRVVYDGLDVPAAVYEGIEPAARRTGYDGLRHRFPRRERTAHKGRYGHVLVVGGDAGMGGAALMAARAAARCGAGLVSVVTRREHAPGFLAAQPELMVHGEEQLAALLQRASVVVLGPGLGRSDWGQAVYREARGFPGPQVLDADALNALADAPDHHDSQVLTPHPGEAGRLLGLTSAQVQEDRFAAVHALGTHYGGVAVLKGAGTLVQGADQPPALCTDGNPGMASGGMGDVLSGIIGSLIAQGFSPVDAAEAGVCLHAAAADRAAGAGERGLLATDLLVELRALLNPS, from the coding sequence ATGTCGACTCTGCCTCACGCACTCTATCGCCCCGAACAGGTGGCGGAAATGGATCGCCGTGCCATCCAGGACCACGGCGTCCCCGGGCTGGCGCTCATGGAGTGCGCCGGAGCCTCGGCCTACGACGCGCTGCGCGCCGCCTGGCCGGACCGGCGCCACCTGTGTGTTCTCTGTGGCGGTGGCAACAACGGTGGCGACGGCTACGTGATCGCCGAGCTGGCGCGTCGTGACGGGCTGGTCGTGGATGTGCTGGCGTTGTCCGACCCGGGGCGCCTGCGTGGTGATGCGGCCACGGTTGCCTCCCGATACGCGGTGTCCGGCGTGATTGCGCCGTTCCAGGGGGAGCTTCCCGATGGTTGTGACATGGTGGTCGACGCCATGCTTGGCACGGGCCTCCAGCGCCCGGTGGAGGGCGAATACCGGGAGGCGGTGGAGGCCGTGAACGCCAGCGGGCTGCCGGTGATGGCCGTGGATATTCCCTCGGGCATCCACGGTGGTACCGGTGCCGTGCTGGGAGCAGCCGTGCGCGCCGACGTGACGCCAACCTTCATCGGGCTGAAGGCGGGGCTCTTCACCGGCGACGGCCCGGGGTACGCCGGCAGGGTCGTCTACGATGGCCTGGATGTGCCCGCGGCAGTCTACGAGGGGATCGAGCCGGCAGCCCGGCGCACCGGTTACGACGGGCTGCGACATCGCTTCCCGCGGCGGGAGCGCACGGCACACAAGGGGCGCTACGGGCATGTGCTGGTTGTGGGCGGTGATGCCGGCATGGGCGGCGCCGCACTCATGGCCGCGCGGGCGGCGGCGCGATGCGGCGCCGGGTTGGTCAGTGTGGTTACACGGCGCGAGCACGCGCCGGGGTTTCTCGCCGCCCAGCCGGAGCTCATGGTACATGGCGAGGAGCAGCTCGCCGCGCTGTTGCAGCGGGCCAGTGTGGTTGTTCTCGGCCCGGGGCTGGGGCGTTCGGACTGGGGGCAGGCAGTCTACCGGGAGGCGCGTGGATTCCCCGGGCCCCAGGTGCTGGATGCGGATGCGCTCAATGCCCTGGCCGACGCGCCGGATCACCATGACAGCCAGGTGCTCACGCCCCACCCGGGCGAGGCCGGGCGCCTGCTGGGGCTGACTTCGGCACAGGTCCAGGAGGACCGGTTCGCAGCGGTGCACGCGCTCGGCACGCACTACGGCGGGGTCGCCGTGCTCAAGGGGGCCGGTACCCTCGTGCAGGGCGCGGACCAGCCGCCCGCCCTGTGTACCGACGGCAACCCGGGCATGGCCTCCGGCGGCATGGGCGACGTCCTCTCCGGGATCATCGGCAGTCTCATCGCCCAGGGTTTTTCGCCCGTTGATGCCGCCGAGGCGGGTGTCTGCCTGCATGCGGCGGCAGCGGACCGGGCGGCAGGGGCAGGGGAGCGCGGGCTGCTGGCCACGGATCTGTTGGTTGAACTGAGAGCGTTGCTGAATCCGTCATGA